One window from the genome of Dermacentor silvarum isolate Dsil-2018 chromosome 7, BIME_Dsil_1.4, whole genome shotgun sequence encodes:
- the LOC119458987 gene encoding uncharacterized protein LOC119458987, with translation MRLFATGSFQASVGSEETIRVSQSTMSECVRRAAEAVLNAGPRNKSVQFHKTSEEKAAVKEGFLRHGAIRGVIGCVDGSLVAIIAPKGERKAAFMCRKGYSALNCMFVTAATP, from the exons ATGCGTTTGTTTGCTACCGGAAGCTTCCAAGCGTCCGTAGGAAGTGAGGAGACGATCCGGGTGTCGCAGTCGACCATGAGCGAGTGCGTGCGACGCGCGGCAGAGGCTGTCCTGAACGCAGGTCCCCGCAACAAGTCGGTCCAATTTCACAAGACGTCCGAGGAAAAGGCAGCTGTGAAGGAGGGTTTCCTTCGGCACGGTGCTATTCGCGGCGTCATCGGATGCGTGGATGGCAGCCTCGTTGCCATTATCGCACCGAAGGGTGAGCGCAAGGCTGCATTCATGTGCCGCAAGGGATACTCCGCCCTAAACTGCATGTTC gtgacagcggctaccccTTAG